The segment CCCGTCTTCCGCGGCGGCAAGGTCGGCCTCTCCGTGTGGGCCCCCACCGCGCAGTCCGTGGCCCTCGAACTCGACGGCCGGACCGTGCCCATGCGCCGCGACGACACCTCCGGCGTCTGGTCCGTCACCGGCCCGAAGTCCTGGACGGGCAAGCCGTACCGCTACGTGGTGAAGGTCTGGGCCCCCACCGTCCGGAAGGTCGTCACCAACAAGGTCACCGACCCCTACTCCACCGCCCTCACCACCGACTCCGCCCGCAGCCTCGCCGTCGACCTCACCGACCCGAAGCTCGCCCCGACGGGCTGGCGCGGACTCGAGAAGCCGGCTGCCGTGCCGCTGCGCGACGCCCAGATCCAGGAACTCCACATCCGTGACTTCTCCGTCGCGGACCCCACGGCGAAGGCCGACCACCGGGGCACCTACCTCGCCTTCACGGACAGGACGAGCAAGGGCTCGCAGCACCTGCGCGACCTCGCCGCCTCCGGCACCTCCTACGTCCACCTCCTCCCGGCCTTCGACATCGGCACCATCCCCGAGAAGAAGTCCGACCGGACCGAGCCCGCCTGCGACCTGAAGGTCTACGCCCCCGACTCCGAGGAGCAGCAGGCCTGCGTGGCCGCCGCCGCGGCCGAGGACGCCTACAACTGGGGCTACGACCCGCTGCACTACACCGTCCCCGAGGGCTCCTACAGCACCGACCCCGAAGGCACCCGCCGCACGGTCGAGTTCCGGCAGATGGTCCAGGCCCTCAACGGCAACGGCCTGCGCACCGTCATGGACGTCGTCTACAACCACACCGTCGCCGCCGGACAGTCCGACAAGTCCGTCCTCGACAAGATCGTCCCCGGCTACTACCAGCGCCTCCAGGCCGACGGCACCGTCGCCAACTCCACCTGCTGCGCCAACACCGCGCCCGAGAACGCGATGATGGGCAAGCTCGTCGTCGACTCGATCGTCACCTGGGCCAAGGACTACAAGGTCGACGGCTTCCGCTTCGACCTCATGGGCCACCACCCCAAGGCCAACATCCTCGCCGTGCGCAAGGCCCTGGACGAGCTGACGCTCGCCAAGGACGGCGTCGACGGCAAGGCGATCATCCTCTACGGCGAGGGCTGGAACTTCGGCGAGATCGCCGACGACGCCCGCTTCGTCCAGGCCACCCAGAAGAACATGGCCGGCACCGGCATCGCGACCTTCTCCGACCGGGCCCGCGACGCCGTCCGCGGCGGCGGCCCCTTCGACGAGGACCCCGGCGTCCAGGGCTTCGCCTCGGGCCTCTTCACCGACCCCAACACGTCCACCGCCAACGGCACCCCGGAGCAGCAGAAGGCCCGGCTCCTCCACTACCAGGACCTCATCAAGGTCGGCCTGACCGGCAACCTCGCCGACTACTCCTTCACCGACACCTCCGGCCGTACGGTCAAGGGCAGCCAGGTCGACTACAACGGCGCCCCCGCCGGATACGCCGCCGCCCCCGGCGAGGCCCTCGCCTACGCCGACGCCCACGACAACGAGTCCCTCTACGACGCGCTCGCCTTCAAGCTCCCGGCGGACACGTCGGCCGTCGACCGGGCCCGCATGCAGGTCCTCGCCATGGCCACCGCGACCCTCTCGCAGGGCCCGGCGCTCTCCCAGGCCGGCTCGGACCTGCTGCGCTCCAAGTCCCTGGACCGCAACTCGTACGACAGCGGCGACTGGTTCAACGCGATCCACTGGGACTGCGGCGACGGCAACGGCTTCGGCCGCGGCCTTCCCCCGGCCCCCGACAACAAGGCCAAGTGGGGCTACGGAAAGCCGCTCCTGGTGAACCCGGCCCTGAACGTCGGCTGCGAGCAGATCGACGGCGCCTCCGCCGCGTACCGCGACCTCCAGAAGATCCGTACCACCGAGCCGGCGTTCTCCCTCGCCACCGCGGGGCAGGTGCAGGACACCCTGTCCTTCCCGCTCTCGGGCAGCGAGGAGACCCCGGGCGTGATCACGATGCGCCTGGGCGAGCTGGTGGTGGTCTTCAACGCGAGCACGCAGCAGCAGACCCAGAAGGTCCCCGGCCTGGCCGGTACGCCGTACGCCCTGCACCCGGTGCAGACCGCGGGCTCGGACCGGGTCGTGAAGGCGTCGTCCTACGAGTCGGCCTCGGGCACCTTCACGGTCCCGGCGCGGACGGTGGCGGTCTTCACGGCGAAGTGATCGCCCGCTCCAGGAGCACGACCCCGTAACGCGTGCCGTCGGCGGCGAGCTTTCCCGGCTCCTCGCCGACGGCACGGTAGCCCGCGGCCTCGTAGTACGTACGGAGCCGCGGGTTGCTCGACAGACAGTCCAGACGGGCGACCGCCCGGCCACCGGCCGCGATGCGCCCCTCCGCGTGCGCCAGCAGCGCCCGCCCGATACCGGCCGGAGCCGTCTCCCGCTCCGTCATCAGCCGGTGGACGTACCCGGCGACCGGCGGCTGGGGACCCCAGGCCTGCTCGTCCCCCCACCACAGCTCGTACGCCCCGACCGCCCGGCCGTCGTGGGCCGCCAACCACACCTCACCCGCGCCGATCCGGGCACGGAAGTGCTCGGCGCTCTTCCCGCCGGGCTTCCACTGGTCGATGCCGTTGCGCAGCATCCACCGGGCAGCGCCGTCGTACATTCCCACCAGAAGGTCGAGATCGCGGTCGTCCGCCTGCCGGAAGGTCACTTGTGCCGTCATGACGATCACCGTAAAGGTATGGCCAGACATCCGACAGCCGTAACCTCTGGCCTGGAGTGCCCCTCATGCCGCAGATCACCGTCGACTACTCCGCGCCCCTCGACCGGCGCGGCTTCGCGCTCGCGCTCCACCCGCTCGTCGTGGAGACGGTCGACACGACGCTCGACGCCTGCAAGACCCGGTTCCGCGAGGTCGAGGAGACGGTCGTCGGGGACGGCGCGACCGAGGACGTCGTCGTACACGTCGAGATCGCCCTGCTGCCCGGCCGTACGGACGAGCTCAAGGGCCGCCTCTCGGAGGCTGTCCTCGCCCTGCTGCCCACGTACCTCAAGGCGACCGAGGGCGTACGGCTGTCGGTCGAGATCCGCGACCTGGAAGCGTCCTACCGCAAGCGCTGATCGGGTACGGCGCTCACCGGGGGAGCGTCGGCCGGAACCAGCGCGACGAGCCGGGCCACCAGCTCCCCGAAGGGGCCGTCGGCCGGCTCGTCCGCGAGGATGGCGACCAGGATCTCCGCCATGTCCGCGTCGTACGCGGCACTCACGGCCGCGAGCGCCGCGAAGTCGTGCACGAGCTGCAACTCCAGCTCCGCGCGCGGGACCCGGCGCCCGTCCAGCCAGATCAGCGCCGTCGACTCGGCGAGCGAGACCCAGGAACGGACGACCAACTCCAGCCGTGCGGACGGCTTCTCGACCCCGAGGTGGGCGAGGATCTGCACGTACGCGGCGTGCCGCACCTCGTCGATCATCGCGTTCGTCGTGGAGGAACCCACGGCGGGCCCGCCCCGCATCAGCGCCGCGAACCCCGGCCCGTGATCGTCCACGAAGTCGAAGAACCGGCCCATCACCCGCAGCAGCCGGGCCCCGAGCGGCCCCTGCGGCGGCTCCACGAACCGGGCCGCCAACTCGTCGGCCGCGCGCCGGAGAGCCGCCTCGTAGAGGCTCTGCTTGCCTGGGAAGTAGTGGTAGACCAGCGGCCGCGAGATGCCCGCGGCCGCGGCGATCTCGTCGATGGACACCTCGTCGGGAGAGCGGTGGCTGAAGAGTTCGAGGGCCACCCCGATCAGCTGCTGCTTGCGCTCCTCGACGCCCATCCTGCGGCGTACCCCGGTCGTCATACGAACAGCCTAACGGGGTCGGTTACGCTCCTGCTCCATGAGCGCTTCCGACCAGGACACCCAGGCCGCCAAGTCCCCGGAGGCCCCCGGGGCCGACGGGACCCCTGAAGAGATCTCCGAGGCCGGAGAGACCTCCGACGAGACTCGCGACGAGACCTCCGACGAGACTCCCGAGGCGGACGAACTCGACGAGGACGAGGACGAGGACGAGGACGACGACGAGGCGGGGGACGACGAGGACGAGGACGACGAGGCCGCTCCCGGGGCCGGGCTCACGCCGAAGCAGGCGCGGCGGCTGCGGGTCGCCGCCGCCTCCGTGCTGCTCGTGGCGATGGCCGTCGTCCTGGTGATCCGGCTCGCCAGCCGGACCTCCGTCCTGGTCGTCGGCGTGTACGGCCTCGCGATGATCCTCTGCGGGATCGTGATCGAACTCTCCCGCAACGGCCGTACGCGGCTCGGCACCTGGCTCCTGGTGGGCGGTCTCCTCGCCGCGCTCGCCCTCGACTGGCTGGTCCTGCCGTAGGGACTGTCCTGACGATCGGGCCGGGCACCCCCCAGGGGGTGTCTACAGGTCGAGCACGAGCCGCTTTCCCGCGCAGCGCGAGACGCAGATCAGCATCGAGTCGTCCCGCTCGGCGTCGGTGAGCAGCTCGTCCCGGTGGTCGATCTCGCCCTCCAGGACCCGCTGTTGGCAGGTCCCGCAGAAGCCCTGCCGACAGGAGTACATGAGGCCCGGGAGCTCTTCGCGGACGGCTTCCAGGACCGACTGGTCGGCCGCCACCCGCACCGTACGTCCGGAGCGGCGCAGTTCGACCTCGAAGGCCGTGCCGCCGGTCGTCGCGGCGGCCGAGAAGCGTTCGAGGAGCGGGGTCCGGCCCTCCGGCATCGCCGTGGTCACGGCGTCCATCAGCCCTTCGGGGCCGCAGCAGTAGACGAGCGTCTCGGCCGGAACGTGCGCGAGGAAGCCGAGGTCGGGGAAGCCGGACTCGTCCTCGGCGACGGCGGTGACCCGGTCGCCACCGCCCAGCGCCTCGACCTCCGCCAGGTACGGCATGGTGGCCCGGCTGCGCCCGCAGTACACGAGCCGCCAGTCCGCCCCGGCCGCCTCGGCGGCGCGCAGCATCGGCAGGACCGGGGTGATGCCGATGCCGCCGGCGACGAAGACGTACGCGGGCGCGTCGGCCAGCGGGAAGCGGTTGCGCGGGCCCCGGATCTCGATCTCCACGCCCTCCTGGAGCTGCTCGTGGACCTCGCGCGAGCCGCCCCGGCCGCCCTGCCCGGCCTCGATCAGCCGGGTCGCCACGGTGTACGCGGTGGAGTCGGCCGGGTCGCCGCAGAGCGAGTACTGCCGTACGAGGCCGGAGGGCAGGACGAGGTCGACATGGGCGCCGGGCTGCCATCCGGGCAACTCCCGGCCTTCCAGGCGCAGTTCGACGACCCCCTCGGCGGGCGTGGTGCGCGCGGTGACGAGGACCTTGCGGGGGACGGTGCTGCCCCGGCCGTATCCGGACACGGGTTCTTCGAGGGAGGGCATCGGCCACAGCGGAGCCGTGGTCATGCGGCTGCGGACGGCGCGGCGGACGAGCAGTGCGGCCCCCGCGACGAGGGCGACGGTGGTGAACCGGGGCATCAGTGGCCTCCGTTGGCGCCGGGGGAGGAGGCCAGGTAGGCCATCGCCTGCGCGGTGTCACCCTCCTGGGAGGGGTGGTAGGCCCGGCTGAGGTAGCGGGGTATCGAGCGCAGCATGGCCGGGGTGGAGGGCAGCACGCCCTGTCGGCCCTTGCGGACGAACTGGCCGAGGGAGGCCTTGCCGTCGAGGAGGCTGGGGTCGTTCTCCATGAAGAAGCGGACGCCCCGCTGCCAGAGGAAGACGAGCGCGGAGAAGGCGAGCGCCCAGGTGCGGGCGCGGCGCCGGTAGCCGCCGTCGAGGTGCATGAACAGCTCGAAGGCGACCGAGCGGTGCTCGACCTCCTCGGCGCCGTGCCAGCGCAGCAGGTCCAGCATGGTGGGGTCGGCGCCGACCCGGTCGAGCTCGTCGGCGTTGAGCACCCAGTTGCCGAGGAACGCGGTGTAGTGCTCGATGGCGGCGATCATCGCGACCCGCTCCATCAGCCACCAGCGGCGCGGCCGGCCGGGCGGCAGGGTCCGGTCCCCGAGGAGCTTCTCGAAGAACCAGTCGACCTGCGCGGTGTACGGGGTGGGGTCGAGGCCCTGCTCCCGGAGGTGGGGGAGGACGTCGTCGTGGGCCTGGGAGTGGATGGCCTCCTGACCGATGAAGCCGATGACGTCCGCGCGCAGCCGGTCGTCGGTGATGTACGGCAGCGCCTGCTTGTAGACGTGCACGAACCAGCGTTCGCCGGCCGGGAGCAGCAGGTGCAGCACATTGATGGTGTGCGTGGTGAAGGGATCGCCGGGTACCCAGTGGAGCGGGGTCTCCTCCCAGTCGAAGGAGACCTTGCGGGCCTTGAGCTCGACGTGCTCCGACGCCACCGGTGCAGGCTGCGTATTAGACATGACGTCAATGTACTGAGGGGTAGGGCGGTGGCAACAGGTCTGTGCACGGTCTTTTTGGCGGGTACGGGACACGGCCCCCGGGTCACCTCAGGGCGCCGACCTGCGTCCCGTCCCGCAAGGTGCCGTCCAGGTCGGCCCGCGCCCCGGCGGCCGCCCTGACCGCCAGAACCGGCCCGTCGGACCGCCCCTTCACCCCGCCGGAGACCTCAAGGGCGGCGAAGTCCGGGCTGCCGGCCGCCAGGACGTACCAGCCGCCGCCGGGAGCCTGCCAGAGCACCCCGGCCAGCACCCGGGGATCCCGCACGCCGCAGGCGGGCGAACCCTCCGAGCGGGCCGCGAGCGCGGCGGGCACGGTGGGCGAGGGGACCAGGAACTGGGCCAGGACCCGGCTGCCGGTGCCGCGCCAGGTCTCCGCGCGGGTACACAGCCAGGTACCGCTCCCGGCGCCCTCCGGCAGCGGCTGCCGGGCGAACCGCCAGGCGTTCACGGACCGCACCCCGTGGGCCCGTACCGCCGTCAGCTGGCACGCGGTCCGCGCCCAGGCCGCGCGCGCCTCGGGGCTCGTGGCGTCGGCAGGGGCGTCGGCGGGCGGTCCCCAGAGGAGCCGGGCGGGTGCCAGCTCGTCGAGATCGGTGAGCAGCCGCCGGCCCGAACCGTCCTGCACCTGAAGGGTGTTCCAGCGGGTGCAGCTCCTGGCGAGGGCGGGACCGGTCATCGGCTCGGTCACCCCACTGGCGTCGCGCGGCAGCGGCCTCGGCTCCCCGGCGGGCGCCAACAGATCCCGTACGGCCGTCTCCTTCACCCAAGGCGCCGTCAGATATCGGACGTTGCCGGCCGCGCGGGACAGGACGAGCGCCGCCGAACCGACGGCGTCGGCCCCGTCGGTCCGCGCGAAGTCGAGCGCGGCACCGGCCGCACCCCCGACGGGCTCCGCGTACCGCACGACCCGCAGCCCGTCGTGGAGGAGCACCACCCGGGCCCCGTCGACGACACCGGCGAAGAGCAGCTGCGGCGGCCCCATGGGCGGGCCCACAGGCGTCCCGGGCGTGGCGGAGGACCGCACGGAGGCGCCGGGCCGCGCCCACACGGCGAGCGCCCGCCGCAGCAGCGCGGCGTCCCCGACGAGCCCACCGCGCGCGGGCCACACGGAGAAGTCCCGCCGGGTGGAACCGGGCCAGACGGCAGGACCGACCCGCTTGAGGGCCGCGGGATCGAGGGCTGCCTCGGCGGCGGGGTTACGCGCGTACGAGGGCGCAGCAGCACCGTTTCTGCCCCACCCGTCCCCGGGCAGCCCGAGCAGCGCCCCACAGACGAGAAGCGCGGCGAGCGCGACGAACGAGGCCCGCGCGTGCTGCCGCCGCCGCAGGAGATCGGTGGGCCGAGCCTGCAACGCACACGGATCGAACTCGTCGGACTCGAGCAGGGCGACACCACTGCGACGCCCACCGGGATCGAAGGGAGCCCGGACGGATCCCCCGTTCCTCCCGGAACCCCCGCCTCTCGCGGATTCCTCGTTGCCTCCGTTGCTCCCGTTCCTCCCGTGCCCGCCGTCGCGCCCGGGACGGCTGCCCGAGCCTCCGGCGGAGTGGGGGCCGGGCTGTTCGCCGACCCTGGCCGTACGGGCGTCCCCGTCCCCGTCCCCGGTCCGGGCGCCCGGGGCGTATCCGCCGGCGGGGCGTTCGCCGCTACCGGCAGGGGGGTGGGGAGCGTCCGGGCCACTGTGCCCGGCCTCCGGGGTGAGGGACCCGGCCGGGTCGCCCTCCGACTCGCCCTCCGGTCCGTCCAGCGCGTCCGCCTCCGCCAGGGCCGACGGCGGGTCCGCCACCCCCGCCGCCGCGAGCACCCGCAGGACCTC is part of the Streptomyces sp. NBC_00250 genome and harbors:
- a CDS encoding GNAT family N-acetyltransferase codes for the protein MTAQVTFRQADDRDLDLLVGMYDGAARWMLRNGIDQWKPGGKSAEHFRARIGAGEVWLAAHDGRAVGAYELWWGDEQAWGPQPPVAGYVHRLMTERETAPAGIGRALLAHAEGRIAAGGRAVARLDCLSSNPRLRTYYEAAGYRAVGEEPGKLAADGTRYGVVLLERAITSP
- a CDS encoding 5-carboxymethyl-2-hydroxymuconate Delta-isomerase, whose product is MPQITVDYSAPLDRRGFALALHPLVVETVDTTLDACKTRFREVEETVVGDGATEDVVVHVEIALLPGRTDELKGRLSEAVLALLPTYLKATEGVRLSVEIRDLEASYRKR
- a CDS encoding TetR/AcrR family transcriptional regulator, translated to MTTGVRRRMGVEERKQQLIGVALELFSHRSPDEVSIDEIAAAAGISRPLVYHYFPGKQSLYEAALRRAADELAARFVEPPQGPLGARLLRVMGRFFDFVDDHGPGFAALMRGGPAVGSSTTNAMIDEVRHAAYVQILAHLGVEKPSARLELVVRSWVSLAESTALIWLDGRRVPRAELELQLVHDFAALAAVSAAYDADMAEILVAILADEPADGPFGELVARLVALVPADAPPVSAVPDQRLR
- a CDS encoding PDR/VanB family oxidoreductase, with product MPRFTTVALVAGAALLVRRAVRSRMTTAPLWPMPSLEEPVSGYGRGSTVPRKVLVTARTTPAEGVVELRLEGRELPGWQPGAHVDLVLPSGLVRQYSLCGDPADSTAYTVATRLIEAGQGGRGGSREVHEQLQEGVEIEIRGPRNRFPLADAPAYVFVAGGIGITPVLPMLRAAEAAGADWRLVYCGRSRATMPYLAEVEALGGGDRVTAVAEDESGFPDLGFLAHVPAETLVYCCGPEGLMDAVTTAMPEGRTPLLERFSAAATTGGTAFEVELRRSGRTVRVAADQSVLEAVREELPGLMYSCRQGFCGTCQQRVLEGEIDHRDELLTDAERDDSMLICVSRCAGKRLVLDL
- a CDS encoding metal-dependent hydrolase gives rise to the protein MSNTQPAPVASEHVELKARKVSFDWEETPLHWVPGDPFTTHTINVLHLLLPAGERWFVHVYKQALPYITDDRLRADVIGFIGQEAIHSQAHDDVLPHLREQGLDPTPYTAQVDWFFEKLLGDRTLPPGRPRRWWLMERVAMIAAIEHYTAFLGNWVLNADELDRVGADPTMLDLLRWHGAEEVEHRSVAFELFMHLDGGYRRRARTWALAFSALVFLWQRGVRFFMENDPSLLDGKASLGQFVRKGRQGVLPSTPAMLRSIPRYLSRAYHPSQEGDTAQAMAYLASSPGANGGH